Proteins encoded by one window of Bactrocera oleae isolate idBacOlea1 chromosome 4, idBacOlea1, whole genome shotgun sequence:
- the koko gene encoding cyclin-Q — MKNLLDVMSVQKRSEANKIQKQKPTDYRKVEKPGVVPRFLFECAIKLQIKPLTSASAAIIFHRFFKEVSSSDYDEYLIAASALYLAGKIKDDPVKIRDVINVTHNTLNRGTPPLELGDEYWSIRDAIVQAELLIARTLKFDLNIEHPHKYLLYYMKTLQSWLGHTIWSSVPIAKSAASFLQDFHHSLKILNHKPSHVAICCLSLALQSYGIQVPLADESDEASMWYTPFVSDLTKEKHWEIIEDIIETYKQESEINSV; from the exons ATGAAGAATTTATTGGACGTGATGTCAGTTCAAAAACGATCTGAAGCGAATAAAATTCAGAAACAGAAACCAACAGATTATCG AAAAGTGGAAAAGCCTGGTGTTGTGCCACGTTTCCTATTTGAATGTGCTATTAAACTGCAAATTAAGCCACTGACCTCAGCAAGTGCAGCTATAATTTTTCACCGCTTCTTTAAAGAAGTATCAAGCAGTGATTACGATGAATAT CTTATTGCTGCTTCCGCATTATACCTAGCAGGAAAAATTAAGGATGACCCTGTGAAAATCCGAGACGTTATTAATGTTACACATAACACCTTAAATCGTGGGACACCACCACTAGAACTAGGAGATGAATATTGGTCGATACGTGATGCCATAGTCCAAGCGGAGTTGCTAATCGCTCGCACTTTgaaatttgatttgaatattGAACATCCACACAAG TATTTGCTTTACTATATGAAAACGCTGCAATCTTGGTTAGGTCATACTATTTGGTCATCAGTACCGATAGCAAAATCAGCAGCTTCGTTTCTTCAAGATTTTCATCACAGCTTAAAAATCCTAAACCACAAACCATCACACGTTGCAATATGTTGTCTGTCTTTAGCATTACAATCGTATGGCATTCAGGTCCCACTTGCTGATGAATCCGATGAAGCATCCATGTGGTATACG CCATTTGTCAGCGATTTGACAAAAGAAAAACACTGGGAAATTATTGAAGATATAATAGAGACTTATAAGCAAGAAAGCGAAATCAATTCTGTTTGA